A genomic segment from Cricetulus griseus strain 17A/GY chromosome 8, alternate assembly CriGri-PICRH-1.0, whole genome shotgun sequence encodes:
- the LOC100757684 gene encoding histone H2A.J isoform X2 codes for MSGRGKQGGKVRAKAKSRSSRAGLQFPVGRVHRLLRKGNYAERVGAGAPVYLAAVLEYLTAEILELAGNAARDNKKTRIIPRHLQLAIRNDEELNKLLGRVTIAQGGVLPNIQAVLLPKKTESQKVKSK; via the coding sequence ATGTCGGGGCGAGGCAAGCAGGGCGGCAAGGTGCGCGCCAAGGCGAAGTCGCGCTCGTCGCGCGCGGGCCTGCAGTTCCCCGTGGGTCGCGTGCACCGGCTGCTGCGCAAGGGCAACTACGCGGAGCGCGTGGGCGCGGGCGCGCCGGTGTACCTGGCGGCCGTGCTGGAGTACCTGACGGCCGAGATCCTGGAGCTGGCGGGCAACGCGGCGCGCGACAACAAGAAGACGCGCATCATCCCGCGCCACCTGCAGCTGGCCATCCGCAACGACGAGGAACTCAACAAGCTGCTGGGCCGGGTGACCATCGCGCAGGGCGGCGTCCTGCCCAACATCCAGGCCGTGCTGCTGCCCAAGAAGACCGAGAGCCAGAAGGTGAAGAGCAAGTGA
- the Wbp11 gene encoding WW domain-binding protein 11 — translation MGRRSTSSTKSGKFMNPTDQARKEARKRELKKNKKQRMMVRAAVLKMKDPKQIIRDMEKLDEMEFNPVQQPQLNEKVLKDKRKKLRETFERILRLYEKENPDIYKELRKLEVEYEQKRAQLSQYFDAVKNAQHVEVDSIPLPDMPHAPSNILIQDIPLPGAQPPSILKKTSAYGPPTRAVSILPLLGHGVPRLPPGRKPPGPPPGPPPPQVLQMYGRKVGFALDLPPRRRDEDMLYSPELAQRGHDDDVSSTSEDDGYPEDMDQDKHDDSTDDSDSDRSDAESEGDEFGHREDSERDNPEEKKSGLSVRFADMPGKSRKKKKNMKELTPLQAMMLRMAGQEIPEEGREVEEFSEDDDDDESDDSEAEKQSQKQHKEDSHSDGASAATSQQQAPPQSVPPSQIQAPPMPGPPPLGPPPAPPLRPPGPPTGLPPGPPPGAPPFLRPPGMPGIRGPLPRLLPPGPPPGRPPGPPPGPPPGLPPGPPPRGPPPRLPPPAPPGIPPPRPGMMRPPLVPPLGPAPPGLFPPAPLPNPGVLSAPPSLIQRPKADDASAATIEKKATATISAKPQITNPKAEVTRFVPTALRVRRENKGATAVPQRRSEDDSAVPVAKAAPRSGPSVPVSVQTKDDVYEAFMKEMEGLL, via the exons aacaAAAAACAACGAATGATGGTCCGAGCTGCGGTTTTGAAGATGAAAGATCCCAAACAGATTATCCGGGACATGGAGAAATTGGATGAAATGG AGTTTAACCCAGTGCAACAACCACAGTTAAATGAGAAAGTCCTGAAAGACAAGCGTAAAAAGCTGCGGGAAACCTTTGAACGAATTCTACGactttatgaaaaagaaaatccagataTTTACAAAGAATTGAGAAAGCTAGAAGTAGAATATGAACAGAAGAGGGCTCAACTGAGCCAGTATTTTGATGCTGTTAAG AATGCTCAGCATGTTGAAGTGGACAGCATCCCTCTGCCAGACATGCCGCACGCTCCTTCCAACATCTTGATCCAGGACATTCCGCTTCCTGGTGCCCAGCCACCCTCCATCCTTAAGAAAACCTCTGCGTATGG GCCGCCAACTCGGGCAGTTTCTATCCTTCCGCTCCTCGGACATGGTGTTCCACGTTTGCCCCCTGGCAGAAAACCACCGGGCCCTCCACCTGGCCCACCTCCTCCTCAGGTTCTGCAGATGTATGGCCGTAAAGTGGGTTTTGCTCTAGATCTTCCCCCTCGTAGACGAGATGAAGACATGCTGTATAGTCCAGAACTTG CTCAGCGAGGTCATGACGATGACGTGTCCAGTACCAGCGAAGACGATGGCTACCCTGAGGACATGGACCAGGACAAGCACGATGACAGCACTGATGACAGCGACAGTGACAGATCTGATGCAGAGAGCGAGGGGGATGAGTTTGGGCACCGTGAGGACAGTGAGCGCGATAACCCTGAGGAGAAGAAGTCAG GTCTGAGTGTCCGATTTGCTGATATGCCTGGAAAatcaaggaagaagaagaagaacatgaAGGAGCTGACTCCTCTTCAAGCCATGATGCTTCGAATGGCAG GTCAGGAAATCCCTGAGGAAGGACGGGAAGTGGAGGAGTTTTCAGAGGATGATGATGACGACGAGTCTGATGATTCTGAAGCAGAAAAGCAGTCGCAGAAGCAGCACAAGGAGGATTCCCACTCTGACGGCGCGTCTGCTGCCACTTCGCAGCAGCAGGCTCCTCCACAGTCTGTTCCTCCTTCCCAGATACAGGCACCTCCCATGCCAGGACCGCCGCCTCTTGGACCTCCACCCGCCCCACCCTTACGGCCTCCTGGGCCACCTACAGGCCTCCCACCTGGGCCACCGCCAG ggGCTCCTCCATTCCTGAGACCACCTGGAATGCCAGGAATCCGAGGGCCTTTACCACGGCTTTTACCTCCAGGACCACCACCAGGCCGACCCCCTGGCCCTCCCCCAGGCCCACCTCCAGGCCTTCCCCCTGGCCCCCCTCCTCGAGGACCCCCACCAAGGCTACCTCCTCCTGCACCTCCAG GTATCCCTCCTCCTCGTCCTGGCATGATGCGCCCACCCTTGGTGCCTCCCCTTGGACCTGCCCCACCTGGGCTCTTCCCACCAGCTCCCTTGCCCAACCCAGGGGTGTTGAGTGCCCCACCCAGTCTCATTCAGCGACCGAAGGCGGATGATGCAAGTGCAGCCACCATCGAAAAGAAAGCCACAGCGACCATCAGTGCCAAGCCCCAGATTACCAATCCCAAGGCAGAGGTCACACGGTTTGTGCCCACTGCACTGAGAGTGCGTCGGGAGAATAAGGGGGCCACTGCTGTTCCCCAAagaaggtcagaggatgactcTGCTGTGCCTGTTGCCAAAGCAGCCCCCAGATCTGGTCCTTCTGTTCCAGTCTCCGTACAAACAAAGGACGATGTTTACGAAGCGTTTATGAAAGAGATGGAAGGGCTGCTGTGA
- the LOC100755357 gene encoding histone H4: MSGRGKGGKGLGKGGAKRHRKVLRDNIQGITKPAIRRLARRGGVKRISGLIYEETRGVLKVFLENVIRDAVTYTEHAKRKTVTAMDVVYALKRQGRTLYGFGG, from the coding sequence ATGTCTGGACGTGGCAAAGGCGGCAAAGGGCTCGGAAAAGGCGGCGCCAAGCGACACCGCAAGGTCCTGCGCGATAACATCCAGGGCATCACAAAGCCCGCCATCCGGCGTTTGGCCCGGCGCGGCGGCGTCAAGCGTATCTCGGGGCTCATCTACGAGGAGACCCGCGGCGTTCTCAAAGTGTTCCTGGAGAACGTGATCCGCGACGCTGTCACCTACACCGAGCACGCCAAGCGCAAGACGGTCACGGCCATGGACGTGGTCTACGCGCTCAAACGCCAGGGCCGCACTCTTTATGGCTTTGGCGGCTAA